A window of the Helianthus annuus cultivar XRQ/B chromosome 4, HanXRQr2.0-SUNRISE, whole genome shotgun sequence genome harbors these coding sequences:
- the LOC110932778 gene encoding uncharacterized protein LOC110932778, with product MEQKTPIKAKKVWSLMHAIFLMLKKGITKAKIFTDLNMMIKRSKIVGKSLHNLLFHHHHHWAATTFHRHPHHLPFPTPPPSDDDFSCNTTPLSLFSTHNKNPNNNSITINATVMKALEDMLTSATASPVFGKSPVVKQLRITDSPFPLSNGEDDGKVDEAADKFIMKFYDDLRRQS from the coding sequence ATGGAGCAAAAAACACCAATAAAAGCTAAAAAGGTATGGAGCTTGATGCATGCAATCTTCCTCATGTTGAAAAAAGGCATTACCAAAGCAAAAATATTCACTGATCTTAACATGATGATAAAACGTAGCAAGATCGTCGGCAAATCCCTACACAACCTTctcttccaccaccaccaccactgggCTGCCACCACCTTCCACCGCCACCCCCACCACCTCCCCTTCCCTACCCCACCACCAAGCGATGACGACTTCAGCTGCAACACCACCCCACTCTCCCTCTTCTCAACCCACAACAAAAACCCTAACAATAATAGCATAACTATCAATGCTACGGTTATGAAGGCCTTGGAGGACATGCTCACAAGCGCCACCGCATCGCCGGTTTTTGGGAAAAGTCCGGTGGTTAAGCAACTGAGGATAACGGACTCGCCGTTTCCGTTAAGTAATGGTGAGGATGATGGTAAGGTGGATGAAGCTGCTGACAAGTTTATAATGAAGTTTTATGACGATTTAAGACGGCAAAGCTAA